The nucleotide sequence CTTAATTTGTCCAGCTTGTTGCTGATTAAGTTCTTCAAGCTTCTTCTGATTGGCTAAATTCTCTGTGACCAAGTTTTCAATTGATTTTTTGAGATCTTTCGGATTTTTCAACATCTCCTCGACCTCAGAAATCAGTTTAATCTTTTGATTATAATATTTTTCTGCTTCTATCGAAGTAAAAGCTTCAATTCTTCGAACACCAGCTGCACTAGATCCTTCACTTACGATCTTTAGCATTCCTATATTTCCCGTACGTGGAACGTGAGTGCCTCCGCATAATTCTACAGAATATTTTGGATCAAAGGTGATTACACGGACAAAGTCTCCATACTTTTCACCAAAGAGAGCCATAGCTCCCATCTTTTGAGCTTCATCTATTGGCACATTTTGCTTTTCATCTAGCGCAATGTTTTCTCGAATCTTGTGATTAACTATTTTTTCAACTTCAGTAAGTTCTTCATCCGTAACTTTCGAAAAGTGAGAAAAATCAAATCGTAAGATTTTATCATTGACCAATGAGCCTTTTTGTTGCACATGATCCCCCAAAACCTGACGAAGTGCCGCATGCAAAAGATGAGTTGCCGAGTGATTATTCTCCGTTAGCGTTCTCCTATTTTCATTAACTACAGCGCGAACTTCACCCTTCATTTCGGAAGGTAGCTTTTTTACAAAATGAACAATCAGATCGTTCTCTTTCTTTGTATCGATTACTTCAATTTTTTCATCTCCTATTTGGAGATATCCCGTATCTCCAACTTGTCCTCCGCTTTCTGCATAAAATGGAGTGGCTTCCAGAACAAGCTGATATTGGGTTTTTTCTTTTTGTTTCACCTCTCGATAGCGAAGAATACTTGTGGTAAGTTGTGTTTCTGTATAGCCCAAGAATTTGGTCTCATCTCCTTCACATATGACATTCCAATCTCCCATTGTCTGCTTGCCAGCATTCTTTGATCGATTTTTCTGAACTTCCATTTCATTTCTGAAACCTTCTTCATCTACAGTCATCCCATTCTCACGCGCAATCAAAGCGGTGAGGTCCAAAGGAAAGCCATAGGTATCATATAATTCAAAGGCTACAGAACCTTCAATAGCTTTATCACCTCCTGAAGTAATTGAGTCCAATTTCTTCAATCCATTATCTAATGTTCGAAGGAATGAGATTTCTTCCTCCCTGATCACTTTAGCTATAAACCCTTTCTGACCCGTTAGTTCGGGGAAAACACCATCAAATTGATCAACAAGGATTTCGAGCATTTCATAAAGGAATGGTTCTTTGAACCCTAAAAATGTATAACCATATCGAACCGCTCTTCTAAGAATTCTACGGATTACATACCCAGCCTTGTTATTACTAGGCAACTGACCATCTGCTATTGTGAAAGCAATTGCACGTATATGATCAGAAATTACACGAATTGCTATGTCTATTTTTTCTTCTTTTCCATATTCAACATTCGCTTTCTTAGCTACCCATTGAATAAGTGGTTGGAAGACATCTGTATCGTAATTGGATTGTTTCTTTTGAATGGCCATCGCCAATCGCTCAAAGCCCATTCCTGTGTCGATGTGTTTTTCTGGAAGGTTCTCAAGCGACCCATTCGATAACCTGTTGTATTGAATAAATACCAAGTTCCAAATCTCAACCACCTGCGGATGATCCTTATTTACCAACTCTGCACCTGAAGTTTCCCTAACCTCATTCTCGGGCCTTAAGTCAATATGGAGCTCCGAACAAGGTCCGCATGGACCCGTGTCTCCCATTTCCCAAAAATTATCTTTTTTAGTTCCATTTAGCACGCGATCCTCAGGCAAGAATTTCATCCAAGCCTCTTTTGCTTCTAAGTCTTGATCAAGATTTTCGGTAGCATCTCCTTCAAAGATGGTCGCATAAAGTCTGTCTTTAGGAAGATTGAAACGTTCGGTTAGGAGTTCCCAAGCCCATTCTATTGCTTCTTTTTTGAAATAATCTCCAAAAGACCAGTTTCCAAGCATCTCAAACATCGTATGGTGATAAGTATCTATTCCAACTTCTTCTAGATCATTGTGTTTTCCTGATACTCGAAGGCATTTTTGAGTGTCAGTTACTCTCTTGGTTTCCGCCACCTTATTCCCAAGAAAAAAATCTTTAAACTGATTCATCCCTGCATTCGTAAACATAAGGGTTGGATCATTTTGTACTACTATAGGGGCAGAAGGCACTATTTTGTGCGTTTTGCTTTCGAAAAAGTCTAGGAAATTTTTCCTTATTAATTTGGAGTCCATTGAAGAACGAAAGATTAGAATGTTACTGTTAAATCTTGCAATTATGAAAAAAACTTAAATATCCGTAAATTGCACCGGTATTTTTGTAAATCACCAACAAGAACTATTACACAAAATTACGACAATTACCATTCCAACCCATGGCTAAAATTAAGTACTACTACGACACAGAATCTTGTCGCTATGAGCGGATCAAAGTCTCATCTTGGGACATAGTGATCAATCTCATGGGATTCTTAGTTGTCTCCTCCATTATCGGACTTAGTATATTCTTTGTCACAGATCATTACTTCGAGTCTCCTACCAAAGCTTCTTTGCGGAAAGAAAATGAAGAGTTAAAGCTATACTATGAGCTCCTTGAAAAAGACATGGCGGAAGCAAATCAAATGCTTGGAGTTCTTGAAGACAGAGACGATGACATCTATCGAGTTGTTTTTGGTGTTGAGCCAATTCCTGATGAAATAAGGTCTGCCGGTGTAGGTGGATCGAATAGATATAGAGAGCTATTGGATGAGGGCTTGAAACGAGAAGAACTTATCTTGAATAACATGCAGCGAATTGACAAGCTGAAGAAACAGATGTATATTCAGACAAAATCCTATGACGACATCATAGAGATGGCAAAGCATAAGGAAGCCTGGTTAGCTAGCATGCCAGCCATTCAGCCTGTCTCCAATAAGGAATTAAAACGCCTTGCTTCAGGATTTGGATACAGAATGCATCCAATATATAAAGTAAGAAAAATGCATACCGGCACAGACTTTTCGCTACCCACAGGCACACCTGTGTATGCTACTGGAGATGGTGAAGTTGTTTTCACTAAAACTAAATTTTCTGGATACGGAAAGTATATCAAGATTAAACATGGTTTTGGATATCAAACACTATATGCTCATTTGAGTGAATTTCTTGTGAAGCCTGGGCAAAAAGTAAAAAGAGGTCAGGTGATTGCCTATTCAGGAAACACGGGAGGATCCACAGCTCCGCATCTTCATTATGAAGTAATTGTAAAAGGAAGTAAGCAAAATCCAGTAAATTATTTCTATCAAGATCTTACTACTGAGGAATATGCTGAAATAAGAAGACTCTCTTCTCAGGAAAACCAATCTATGGGTAATTACTAAGAATCTTAAAAAATCTTAAAGCGGCTAGTCTTTTCGGTTAGCCGCTTTTTATTTGTGCCAATGAAAATAAGTAATCTTCTACTTGCACTTTTACTATTAGTTTGGTCATGCAAAACTGTAAAGACTACTACAGACACTTCAGTTCCTAGTCCAGAAGAAGTTGTTGAAAAAGTGAAATCTGATACTGTTTACTTAATTACTCAAAAAGGAGATACACTATCGAGTCTAAATCTTGAGACTAAAATCTCTATTCAAAGATTGCTTCCGGATACTGTATCCATCGCAGCAGTCGGAGACATAATGGTTGGAACCAATTTCCCGAACGAATCATATTTACCTAGTGATTCTGGTAAACATCTATGGAATCATGTGCAATCTATATTGCAAAAAGCTGATATCACTTTTGGGAATTTGGAAGGTACAATCCTTGATGATGGTGGTGAACAAAAAGAATGTAACAACCCTAAGCTCTGTTATTTATTCCGATCTCCTGAATATCTGGCAGGTAACTTTAGCGAAAATGGATTTGATCTAATGAGTGTCGCCAATAATCATGCAAATGATTTTGGTGAAACAGGGAGAAAAAACACACAACGAATTCTTGACTCTCTGAAAATTTTCCATGCAGGCTCGATAGACCAACCTTTTACTATAGCCAAAATAGGACACCTCAAGATTGGTTTCTGTGCTTTTGCCCCAAATAGAGGAACGGCCAGCATTCATCAAAGTGAAAAAATAAAGGCCATAATACAACACTTGGATACGCTTACAGATATTGTGATTGCATCATTCCATGCTGGAGCAGAGGGTTCTAAGCATCAACATGTAACGCGAAAACGAGAGTATTACTACGGAGAAGATCGAGGTAACGTGTATGAATTAGCACATCTAATGATTGATAATGGTGCTGACGTTGTTTTAGGACACGGCCCACACATTGTACGGGCAATGGAAGTTTATAAAGAACGCATCATAGCGTATAGTTTAGGCAACTTTCTTACCTATGGTCGATTCAACCTAAGGGGCCTTGCTGGCGAAGCTCCCATATTGGAAGTACAAACTGATGCTAGAGGAAAGTTCTTAAAAGGTCGAATTCATTCATTTAGGCAAAGTTATTCGCATGGCCCACGAAATGATTCAAATCTTTCTTCGTTAAAAACAATCCAACGATTATCTTTGGAAGACTTCCCTGAAAATCCTGTGATTATTGATGATCAGGGAAAGATCGTTTTTAGACAAAATTAAAAGTCACTACAACTACTACAACTACAGTGCCTTACAAGGAAAAGGAAATTGAAAAGAAATACTACACAATCGGAGAAGTTGCCGATGAGTTGGGTGTAGCTACTTCTCTCATCCGTTTCTGGGAAGGTGAGTTTGACAATATAAAGCCGAAGAAAAACCGTAAGGGTAATCGTCAGTTTACAAAAGATGATCTTCAAAATGTAAAACTCATTTATCACCTGGTAAAGGAGAAAGGCTATACACTTCAAGGCGCCAGAGACTTTATATCCAATGGAGGCGAAACTGCCTCAGATAAAATGGAAATGATCGAGTCATTGAAGAAGATCAAAAAATTTCTTGTTCAGCTTAAGAGCGAACTTCCCTAAAGTATGTCGGAAGAGTTGGTTTTCCAGATTGCGCTGGAGCTAGTTCCAGGTGTAGGAAATAAAGGAACAAAACAGTTACTTAGTTATTGCGGCTCTGCCAGTGAAGTATTCAAATCTTCGAAAAGTACGCTCCTGAAGATTCCGGGTGTAGGGCAAAAAATGGCTGACACCATAAAGCAAGCCACACCTTTCAAAGAAGCAGAGGCTATTCTAACGTCCGCTGAAAAAATAGGAGCTGATGTACTGCATTATACGAATCCATTATTCCCTAAAAGGCTCAAGCAAACTCCTGACTCTCCTAACATTATTTACAAAAAAGGATCAGGCGAATTGAATTCCAGGCGATCTATAGCCATAGTAGGCACGCGTAAGGCTACTCAATATGGAAAAGAGATCACGGATAAAATCATTAATGATTTAGAAGCTATCGATGTTACTATTGTGAGTGGACTTGCTTATGGCATTGATATACAAGCTCACAAAGAAAGTCTTAAGTGTAACATCCCTACAGTCGCTGTTTTAGCAGGCGGACTGGATCGTATCTATCCTTCAATTCACAAAAAGTATGCTGAAGAAATGCAGGAACAAGGTGGAATCATTACGGAAAGTATTCCAGGCACGAAACCAGACCCACATCTATTCCCTGCCAGAAATCGAATCATTGCTGGTATGACTGATGCTACTATTGTCGTAGAGGCAGCTGCCAAAGGTGGAGCATTAATCACAGCGAACATTGCAGATTCATATAATAGATTGGTATTCGCCGTTCCAGGGGATGTAGGACATACTTATTCCGAAGGAACGAATAAGCTGATTGCCTCACAAAGAGCACTAATATATACCGGAGTTGAAGACTTGGTGTATCATCTAAATTGGGATATTAGCTCTACTAAAGAAACGCCAAAGGTGTTGCCTGAATTGACCCAACGAGAAAAAGACATCTACGATTTATTAATCGAAAACAGGTCACCTATTGAGATCGATTTAATCTCATTAACAACTCAAATACCTATCAATCAAGTGGCTTCTCACTTATTAAGCCTTGAGTTTAAAAATTTAGTGAAGAGTTTACCAGGAAAGAAGTTTGGAGCTATTGGGTGAAGACTGAAGCACTCATTAGCAAGGATTCCTCGAATTCCTTCATATCCAATCCTGTTTCAATTGATTGAGTCTCAAACCATGTAAGCATTTTCTCAGTCGCCATATTACCTGTAAGGTCATCTTTGGCCATCGGGCAACCTCCGAATCCTTTAATTGCTCCATCCATTCGCCGGCAACCTGAATGATAAGCTGCTTCTACTTTCTTTGTTATAGTCTCTGGTGTTGAATGTAAATGTGCTCCAAACTCAATGTGAGGAAATTTTGGTATCAGATTTTGAAAAAGTGTTGAAATATTATTCGGATTAGACACGCCAATAGTGTCTGCAAGTGATATAATTTGGACTTCCATTTTATCTAACCGATCTACAAACTCCCCAACATAGTCCATCTCATAAGGATCTCCATATGGATTTCCAAATCCCATCGATAGATATACTACCAATATTTTCTCATGATCTTCTGCCAACTCCTGCATTTCAGCCAAATCGTTAAATGCATCATTGACAGACCGATTAGTATTTCGTTGTTGAAAAGTCTCCGAAAGAGATAAGGGGTATCCCAGATACTGAATTTCGTCAAACTGACAAGCATCTTTCGCTCCGCGAATATTAGCAACTATGGCTAACAGCTTAGACTTAGTTGAAGATAAATTTAAACCAGCTAAAACCTCCGCTGTATCCCGCATTTGGGGGATAGCTTTAGGCGAGACAAAGCTTCCAAAATCGATGGTTTCAAAACCAACTTTAAGTAATTGATTGATATATTCAATCTTTTTTTCAGTAGGAATGAAATCATGCAATCCCTGCATAGCGTCTCTAGGACATTCAATAATCTTCATTCTCCTCCTTAATAAATATGATGTTTAATTGATCATAATTCTTTTTGATTTGTTCTAAATCATCCTCAGTGACCATAGTTTTCATTTGAGTCATGTAAGCTTGCATATATTGTTTGCTTTCCTTTCTATCCTCTTCAGACATTTTAGCAATCTCTTTTTCTGAGTTAATAATTGCATAGCCCATGGATATGGTCATCAGTTTTCCTATGTATTGATCACTCCATCCATGTTTTTTAAAAATACTTTGGACTTTTTCATTGGCTGCAAGAGCCATCATAGTGTTATAGTCTTTGGCATTTTCAAAATCCTCTCCAAGTGCTTCCATGTCTTTCTTGAGTGGATCATAAGTTTTTATGAATTTTTCTACATCTCCAGATTCAAGTGGACTGGTTTGGGGCATTTGGGCGAAGGAAGATAGACTAGCAACGAATGCACAAATTGTTATAAGCAATATTTTTTTCATTTTTCTTGATTAAATCATGAAGTTAATCACTTACGTAATTGCTCCAAAGAAATCAGAAAAACTCCTTTGCTATTTTATGAATTGCATCTGATTTACCCATACTGTAGAAGTGCAAAACTGGAACATTGGCTTCTATCAATTCTCTGCATTGTTGAATCCCCCATTCTATCCCAAGTTCCCTCACAGCGGCATTATCCTTGCATTTCACCACTTGCTGTTCTAGTTCTTGAGGAACATCAATTTTGAAAATCTTAGGCAAAGTGGTCAGGTGCTTATGCGTAGCAATCGGCTTTATTCCTGGAATAATTGGAATATTGATTCCCATTTCTTTACAATCTTCAATAAACTTGAAATACACTTTATTGTCGAAAAACATCTGTGTAACAATGTATTCTGCTCCTAAATCGACTTTCTTTTTCAACCAATTAAGATCGAAATTCATATTCGGAGCTTCAAAGTGCTTCTCAGGATAGCCTGCAACCCCAATACAAAAATTACTTGGGATAGCGTTTTGCAGTTCTTCATCCAAATAATCTCCTTTATTCATCCTTGCTATTTGCTCCACCAAATCCGAAGCATATGCATTGCCATCTTTTTCAGGTCTAAATTCAGGCTCAGACTTTATATTATCCCCTCTCAATGCAAGCACATTGTCAATTCCGAGGAAGTCAAGATCAATTAATGCATTTTCTGTTTCCTCTTTTGAAAATCCTCCACAGATGATATGAGGTACAGCATCAATCTGATAATGATTTTGAATAGCAGCACAAATTCCCACAGTACCAGGACGTTTCTTAATGCTTTTCTTCTCCAATAGTCCATTTTCTCGTTCCTTGTAGACATACTCTTCTCGGTGATAGGTCACATCAATAAAAGGAGGTTTGAATTCCATCAGTGGATCAATCTGATCAAAGAGGTTACGTATACTGTCTCCTTTTTTAGGAGGTATAATTTCAAGAGAGAACAGTGTCTTATCGGCGTTTTCTATGTGATCTACTATCTTCATTACTTATAATTCAAATTTGGCTGAAGCCACTTCTCAACTTCTTCTTCTTTCATTTGTTTTCTTTTGGCATAATCGGCTATCTGGTCCTTGCTGATTTTTCCTAAACCAAAATATTTTGATTGAGGATGTGCAAAATAAAATCCACTAACAGATGAGGCTGGATACATGGCAAAAGATTCTGTAAGCCTAATTCCAGTATGTTTTTCAACTTCAAGCAAGTCGAATAGGGTTTGCTTCTCCGTATGATCTGGGCATGCTGGATAACCAGGTGCTGGTCGAATTCCTTGATACTTTTCTTTGATAAGGGATTCGGTATCGAGTGACTCATCTGCAGCATAACCCCAAAGCTCCGTTCTTACCTTTTTGTGCATCAATTCTGCGAATGCTTCAGCAAGACGGTCAGCCAATGCTTTGACCATGATTTCTTTGTAGTCATCATGATCTGCCTTATACTTTTCAACAAGTTTTTCTATTCCAATCCCTGCAGTCACTGCAAATCCACCTAAGTAATCTTTTTCGTTTGGATGCAGAAAATCGACTAGAGACAAATTGGGTACACCTGGAGCTTTCTTTCCTTGTTGTCTTAGAAAATGAAACTGTTTGTCTTCTTGATCAACTGTTACGCTATCTCCTTCTCGGTTTACTGGAAATAGCCCAACAATTGCCTTCGCTCTTAATAATCTTGAAGTCACAATTTCATCCAGCATTTCCTGAGCATCATCAAATAATTTTTTCGCTTCCGAACCTACTGTAGGATTTTCTAGGATAGCTGGGTATTTTCCCTTCAACATCCAGGTAGAGAAAAATGGTGTCCAATCGATATAATCTCTTATCTCAGCTAAATCATAATCTTCAAAAATGGATAGCCCCAAATTATTTGGTGGTAGAGGTTCAAATTTCTCCAGAACAACACCGTTTTTCTTTGCGCCATCATAAGAGATATAATCTTTAGATTCGGTTCTGGAAGCGTGTGAAGCTGCCAACTCCAAGTATTCAGACTTGATAGTTTCACCGAACTCTGGAGCTCTAGCACTGAGTAAATTCGTAGAGACTCCCACACTTTTGGAGGCATCCAATACATGAACAACTGTTTGATCATATTTAGGAGCAATTTTTACGGCAGTATGTATTCTAGATGTCGTAGCTCCCCCAATTAAAAGGGGTGTTTTCATTTTACGACGAGTCATTTCCTCAGCTACTGTAACCATCTCATCCAACGAAGGAGTGATCAGACCACTCAGTCCAATAATATCTGCTCCAATCTCTTCCGCCCGATCAAGAATTTTTTCAGCAGGCACCATAACTCCCATATCTTCAATGTGAAAATTATTGCAAGCCATTACCACACCTACAATATTTTTTCCTATATCATGAACATCCCCTTTTACCGTGGCTAGTAATATCTTCCCTTTCGTATTTCCTGATGCTTTTTCTTCTTCCAAGTATGGAGTTAGATACGCAACAGATTTTTTCATCACTCTGGCACTTTTCACAACTTGTGGCAAAAACATTTTTCCACTTCCGAAAAGGTCTCCTACTATATTCATTCCATCCATCAATGGACCTTCAATGACCTTCAATGGACTTTGATATTTCTCTCTAGCTTCCTCGGTATCTTCATCAATAAAATCTACGATCCCTTTAACCAACGCATGAGACAAGCGGCCTTCTACAGAATCGTCCCTCCAGCTCAGATCTTCTACTTTCTGTTTCCCCTCACCTTTTACATTTTCAGCAAACGCAAGTAAACGTTCAGTTGCATCGTCTCTCCTATTTAGCAAGACATCTTCCACGTGTTCTAAGAGATCTTTCGGTATCTCGTCATACACCTCAATCATGCCCGCATTCACAATACCCATGTCCATTCCAGCTTTGATCCCGTGATATAAGAATGCTGAATGCATAGCTTCTCTAACCACATTATTCCCTCGAAATGAGAAAGAAACGTTGCTAACTCCTCCACTAACCTTGGCTCCAGGAAGGTTTTCTTTGATCCACTGAGTGCCTCTAAAAAAATCTACCGCATTGTTATTATGTTCTTCAATTCCAGTAGCTACTGGAAAAATATTAGGGTCAAAAATGATATCCTGAGGATTGAATCCAACTCTGTCAACTAAAATGCGATAGCTTCTTTCACAAATCTCAACTCTTCGCTCATAACTATCCGCCTGACCTTTTTCATCAAAAGCCATCACAATCACAGCTGCACCGTATCTCCTTACTTTTTTGGCTTGATCAATAAATTCGTCTTCTCCTCCTTTTAAGCTAATGGAATTGACCACTCCTTTGCCTTGAACACATTGTAAGCCTGCCTCAATGATTTCCCATTTTGAGGAATCTATCATGATTGGGATTCGAGCTATTTCAGGTTCTGAAGCAATTAAATTAAGGAATCTCACCATAGCAGCTTTACCATCTAGCATCCCTTCATCCATGTTCACATCTAAGATCTGTGCACCACTTCGTACCTGGTCTAATGCAACATCAAGTGCTTCATCGTATTTATCTTCAGCAATCAACCTTGCAAATCTTTTAGATCCTGTAACATTAGTTCGTTCTCCAACATTGACGAAGTTGGTATGTTCAGTGATGATCAATGGTTCAAGGCCAGAAAGAATCAAAGGCTCCATATCGGGACCTCCTTTCTTCTTGGCTCATACTGAGAAGCTAGCTCAGCAATCGCTGTGATATGTTCAGGGGTAGTTCCACAGCAGCCACCAATAATATTAATTAAGCCCTCATCTAAAAATTCTTTAATCTGATCAGCCATCTGATCAGGGGTTTCATCGTATTGTCCAAATTCATTAGGTAATCCAGCATTGGGATGTGCGCTTACTAAAAAATCAGATTTATCCGATAAAATCTTAAGGTATGGTCTGAGCTGAGCTGCTCCTAAAGCACAATTTAATCCCACACTCATTAAATCTATATGAGCTATTGAAATTAAAAATGCCTCTGTTGTCTGACCAGATAACGTGCGCCCTGAGGCATCTGTGATGGTACCTGATACCATTACAGGAATATCGACATTCCGTTCTTCCTTAATTTCGTCAATAGCAAAGAGTGCTGCTTTTGCATTCAGTGTATCAA is from Marinobacter alexandrii and encodes:
- the metF gene encoding methylenetetrahydrofolate reductase [NAD(P)H]; translated protein: MKIVDHIENADKTLFSLEIIPPKKGDSIRNLFDQIDPLMEFKPPFIDVTYHREEYVYKERENGLLEKKSIKKRPGTVGICAAIQNHYQIDAVPHIICGGFSKEETENALIDLDFLGIDNVLALRGDNIKSEPEFRPEKDGNAYASDLVEQIARMNKGDYLDEELQNAIPSNFCIGVAGYPEKHFEAPNMNFDLNWLKKKVDLGAEYIVTQMFFDNKVYFKFIEDCKEMGINIPIIPGIKPIATHKHLTTLPKIFKIDVPQELEQQVVKCKDNAAVRELGIEWGIQQCRELIEANVPVLHFYSMGKSDAIHKIAKEFF
- the dprA gene encoding DNA-processing protein DprA, producing the protein MSEELVFQIALELVPGVGNKGTKQLLSYCGSASEVFKSSKSTLLKIPGVGQKMADTIKQATPFKEAEAILTSAEKIGADVLHYTNPLFPKRLKQTPDSPNIIYKKGSGELNSRRSIAIVGTRKATQYGKEITDKIINDLEAIDVTIVSGLAYGIDIQAHKESLKCNIPTVAVLAGGLDRIYPSIHKKYAEEMQEQGGIITESIPGTKPDPHLFPARNRIIAGMTDATIVVEAAAKGGALITANIADSYNRLVFAVPGDVGHTYSEGTNKLIASQRALIYTGVEDLVYHLNWDISSTKETPKVLPELTQREKDIYDLLIENRSPIEIDLISLTTQIPINQVASHLLSLEFKNLVKSLPGKKFGAIG
- the alaS gene encoding alanine--tRNA ligase gives rise to the protein MDSKLIRKNFLDFFESKTHKIVPSAPIVVQNDPTLMFTNAGMNQFKDFFLGNKVAETKRVTDTQKCLRVSGKHNDLEEVGIDTYHHTMFEMLGNWSFGDYFKKEAIEWAWELLTERFNLPKDRLYATIFEGDATENLDQDLEAKEAWMKFLPEDRVLNGTKKDNFWEMGDTGPCGPCSELHIDLRPENEVRETSGAELVNKDHPQVVEIWNLVFIQYNRLSNGSLENLPEKHIDTGMGFERLAMAIQKKQSNYDTDVFQPLIQWVAKKANVEYGKEEKIDIAIRVISDHIRAIAFTIADGQLPSNNKAGYVIRRILRRAVRYGYTFLGFKEPFLYEMLEILVDQFDGVFPELTGQKGFIAKVIREEEISFLRTLDNGLKKLDSITSGGDKAIEGSVAFELYDTYGFPLDLTALIARENGMTVDEEGFRNEMEVQKNRSKNAGKQTMGDWNVICEGDETKFLGYTETQLTTSILRYREVKQKEKTQYQLVLEATPFYAESGGQVGDTGYLQIGDEKIEVIDTKKENDLIVHFVKKLPSEMKGEVRAVVNENRRTLTENNHSATHLLHAALRQVLGDHVQQKGSLVNDKILRFDFSHFSKVTDEELTEVEKIVNHKIRENIALDEKQNVPIDEAQKMGAMALFGEKYGDFVRVITFDPKYSVELCGGTHVPRTGNIGMLKIVSEGSSAAGVRRIEAFTSIEAEKYYNQKIKLISEVEEMLKNPKDLKKSIENLVTENLANQKKLEELNQQQAGQIKNKLKDEVKEIGNKNLITYKGAFPSADGMKQVAFELKREVENLVLLIAADINDKPMITVMLGDELVKNGMNANDIIRKMAAAIKGGGGGQPFYATAGGKDLSGLDEALKIGQELVENA
- a CDS encoding CapA family protein: MKISNLLLALLLLVWSCKTVKTTTDTSVPSPEEVVEKVKSDTVYLITQKGDTLSSLNLETKISIQRLLPDTVSIAAVGDIMVGTNFPNESYLPSDSGKHLWNHVQSILQKADITFGNLEGTILDDGGEQKECNNPKLCYLFRSPEYLAGNFSENGFDLMSVANNHANDFGETGRKNTQRILDSLKIFHAGSIDQPFTIAKIGHLKIGFCAFAPNRGTASIHQSEKIKAIIQHLDTLTDIVIASFHAGAEGSKHQHVTRKREYYYGEDRGNVYELAHLMIDNGADVVLGHGPHIVRAMEVYKERIIAYSLGNFLTYGRFNLRGLAGEAPILEVQTDARGKFLKGRIHSFRQSYSHGPRNDSNLSSLKTIQRLSLEDFPENPVIIDDQGKIVFRQN
- a CDS encoding M23 family metallopeptidase; its protein translation is MAKIKYYYDTESCRYERIKVSSWDIVINLMGFLVVSSIIGLSIFFVTDHYFESPTKASLRKENEELKLYYELLEKDMAEANQMLGVLEDRDDDIYRVVFGVEPIPDEIRSAGVGGSNRYRELLDEGLKREELILNNMQRIDKLKKQMYIQTKSYDDIIEMAKHKEAWLASMPAIQPVSNKELKRLASGFGYRMHPIYKVRKMHTGTDFSLPTGTPVYATGDGEVVFTKTKFSGYGKYIKIKHGFGYQTLYAHLSEFLVKPGQKVKRGQVIAYSGNTGGSTAPHLHYEVIVKGSKQNPVNYFYQDLTTEEYAEIRRLSSQENQSMGNY
- a CDS encoding MerR family transcriptional regulator, with the translated sequence MPYKEKEIEKKYYTIGEVADELGVATSLIRFWEGEFDNIKPKKNRKGNRQFTKDDLQNVKLIYHLVKEKGYTLQGARDFISNGGETASDKMEMIESLKKIKKFLVQLKSELP
- a CDS encoding hydroxymethylglutaryl-CoA lyase, whose translation is MKIIECPRDAMQGLHDFIPTEKKIEYINQLLKVGFETIDFGSFVSPKAIPQMRDTAEVLAGLNLSSTKSKLLAIVANIRGAKDACQFDEIQYLGYPLSLSETFQQRNTNRSVNDAFNDLAEMQELAEDHEKILVVYLSMGFGNPYGDPYEMDYVGEFVDRLDKMEVQIISLADTIGVSNPNNISTLFQNLIPKFPHIEFGAHLHSTPETITKKVEAAYHSGCRRMDGAIKGFGGCPMAKDDLTGNMATEKMLTWFETQSIETGLDMKEFEESLLMSASVFTQ